Below is a window of Thermoanaerobaculia bacterium DNA.
CGTACGTCGACGCGCTCGACCTGCGCGAACAGGTGCCGTTCGGCATCATGCGGGAGATCCACCGCTGGGGCGCCCACGCGATGGTGATCGCGGTCTGGATCCACATGTTCCGCGTGTTCATGACCGGCTCCTACAAGCCGCCGCGGGAGTTCAACTGGGTCGTGGGCGTCATCCTCCTCGTCCTGACGCTGCTCCTCTCGTTCACCGGCTATCTCCTGCCGTGGGACCAGCTCGCGATCTGGGCGATCACGGTCGGGTCGAACATGGCGGGCGCCACACCGCTCGTCGGGACGCAGGGTCCCGGATCGGCGCTCTTGAAGATCGGCGACATCCCCCTGGTCACCTCGACCGACGACGCGCGTTTCGCGCTGCTCGGCGGGCGTTTCGTCGGGGCCGGCGCGCTGCTGCGGTTCTACGTCCTCCACTGCGTCGGGATCCCTCTCGTCGCGGCGTTCCTCATGGCCGTCCATTTCTGGCGCGTGCGCAAGGACGGCGGCATCAGCGGGCCGGTGTGAGCCTGCCGGAGCGTCGATGCCCCTGATCCACTTCCTGCAGGCGGCCGTCAATTTCGTCTGCAAGCCGCAGTTCTTCGTTCCTCTCGTCGCGATCGCGCTCTACACGGCGCTCTACTCGCGCTGGCCCTGGACGGCGAAGGGCGGCGCGACGATCATCGGCGCGGTCGCCCTGTTCTTCTTCGTCTCCTATTTCGATCCGAACTTCAAGAAAGTCGCCTCGGCGCCCGACAACGTGCCGATCGTCGGGATGATCTTCATCGTCCTCTTCTACCTCTGGTACGCGATGCACCAGGCCAAGGAGAACGACGCGCGCATCGCGCAGGGGCTCGGTCCGAACGAGGGGACCGACTCGTATCAGAAGGTCTTCTCCTGGCCGGACCTCGTCTACATCGAGCTGATCTGCCTCGTTCTCGTGTCGGCGCTCCTCATCGTCTGGTCGATCTTCCTCAAGGCCCCGCTCGAGGAGCCCGCCAACCCGACGAACTCGCCGAATCCGGCCAAGGCCCCCTGGTACTTCCTCGGTCTCCAGGAGATGCTCGTCTACTTCGATCCCTGGCTCGCGGGCGTCGCGCTGCCGTCGCTCATCATCGTGGGCCTGATGGCGATCCCGTACATCGACGTCAACCCGAAGGGGAACGGCTACTTCACGTTCAAGGAACGCAAGTGGGAGATCTCGATCTTCCTCACGGGCTTCCTGATCTTCTGGATCGTCCTGATCTTCCTCGGAACGTTCCTGCGCGGTCCCAACTGGAACTTCTTCGGACCCTACGAGTACTGGGACCCGAACAAGCTGGAGCCCCTGAACAACATCAACATCTCGGAGCTCTTCTGGGTCAAGCTCCTGCACACCGGTCTCCCGCACTTCTTCCTGCTGCGGGAGGTCGTCGGGTTGGTTTTCATGGGGCTGTACCTGGTGGTGCTCCCGATCGTCCTGTCGCGGACGCTCTTCCGGCGGTTCTACGAGAAGATGGGCCCCGCGCGGTACTACGTCGGGTGCCTGCTCCTCCTCGTGATGCTCCTCATGCCGATGAAGATGTTCCTGCGCTGGACGCTCAACCTGAAGTACATCGTCGCGATCCCCGAGTTCTCGTTCAACATCTAGCCGAGAGAACGCGATGCCGAGGAAGCCGCCCGCCGAACCGATCGACCACCATTACGACATCCCGAAGCTGACGCGCGTCTTCGCGCTCTCGGGGCTGATCGTGCTGATCACGTCGGTCGCGATGATCTGGACCGACTACGCGAGCGGGTGGA
It encodes the following:
- a CDS encoding cytochrome b N-terminal domain-containing protein, with the translated sequence YVDALDLREQVPFGIMREIHRWGAHAMVIAVWIHMFRVFMTGSYKPPREFNWVVGVILLVLTLLLSFTGYLLPWDQLAIWAITVGSNMAGATPLVGTQGPGSALLKIGDIPLVTSTDDARFALLGGRFVGAGALLRFYVLHCVGIPLVAAFLMAVHFWRVRKDGGISGPV